The genomic stretch GGGCGAGTATCAGTCCCCAGACGGGGACTGCTCGCCACGATATGGCGGACATGAATGACTATTCCTCTGCTGACGTTCAGTTCGGCGTCGGATCACTGGTCCGACGCGCGGCGAACGTCAGGCTCGAGGAGGGGGTGTGGCCAGTTCTGCCAGGCCAGAAGCGGACCAGGGTTGGTCGGCCGCCCGGAGCACCGCTACAACCTTGCCGAGCACAGCAGGTTTTGACGATTGGCCCACGGCCTGCGACGCGTGATGGCAATGGCCATGCGCACAGGTACCGTGCTTCTCCGGACCCGTGTCGTCATTGCCCGGCTCGTCATGCTGCTCAAGCTGAGATGCGACCGGAGTCTCTCCCGCGCATTCGGCCGCTTCCGCCACCGGAGTCCACAGGACACCGAATGCGGTGCACAGCGTGATCAGCTGCAGCAAGAAGGAGCGGGCGAAGAGCCGGGTCATCGCGTGTCCGATACCAGCGCGAACTCCACTACGGAAGAACTATTTTGAACGAGGAAATGTGATGTCATCACAAAGCGATAGTCCTCTCTAGCGCGTTTCTTTTTCACCCATCATTTCGATTTGTTGGTAGACCTAGCACACGTCTGATCTCCGGCTCTATTTCCATCCGGGTGAAAGCACTGACATTGGAACGGCCGGTGTTTCCGACCGGCAGCTTTCCTGTAGCGTTACCCAGGGGAGCGAGCGCAAGCCTGAACATCTGACCGCAGACCTCCCGCCAGTCTCCTACTCTCCAGGCAAGCCGCAGCATGCGCCAATGCGCGACGCAGTGCGGTCCGAAACGGTCTTGAGCGACCACGTGGGCGCGCTCGAGATGGTGCCAGGCTTCCTCGAAATTCTGCTCCTTCGCGGCCTTCGCTGCGCGTCGGTATTCTTCTGCGAGGAATGCATTCCTGCTGCTGATAGTATTGCTATTCATGGGCCAGCTCCCGCCGCGCCTGCCCGAATACCTCGATGCTTCCCCAGAACGCCAGTCCGGCCATGATCGAGGCGACCAGCAGGTCGGGCCATGCCTGACCCGTTCCGAAAACGCCGAGAGCGGCCCCGAGAACCGCGATGTTCCCGATGGCGTCGTTGCGCGAGCAAATCCAGACCGACCGCATGTTCGCATCGCCCTCGCGGAAGCGGAAAAGCATAAGTGCGACGATTACGTTGGTCGCCAACGCCAGCGTGCCGACTATTCCCATCGTCGAAGGCTCCGGATCGGCACCTGCTATGAGGCCATAGATGGCGTAGCCGATCACCCAGATACCGAAGGCGAGCATGGTTGCTGCCTTTATCAGAGCAGCTTTCGCCCGCCATGCGAGCGCCATCCCGGCAACGCCCAGGCTGATCGCATAGTTCGCTGCATCGCCGAAGAAATCGAGCGCGTCGGCCTGAAGGGAGCGGGAATCGGCGGCGATACCTGTTATCATTTCAACGACGAACATCGCTGCATTGGCGATGAGTGCAATCCAGAGTACGCGGCGCCAGCGCGGATCGTTGTGCGCGGCGGTATCGGGTTCCGGTGTCTGGCAGCAGGACTTGCCCATGCCGCTCTCCTTGCAACGTTCGAGTCGCAAGCACATATGCACCTTGTAGCAACTACAAGGTCAAGCGATGCGTATCGGAGAACTTGCGAAAGCCACCGGCACCAAGGCGGAAACTATCCGCTATTATGAGCGTGAAGGTATTCTGCCTGCCGCCGACAGGACAGCTGGAAATTACCGCGATTATTCGAACGAGCATCTGGCGACATTGTCTTTCGTGCGGCGTGCGCGTGGACTGGGCTTCAGTACGTCGCAGGTGAAGGAACTGCTAACCCTTTCAGATAACGACGACAAATCCTGTAGCGACGTCGATCAACTGGTTCGCCAGCAGTTGAAAGAGGTGAACCGAAAGATCGAGAACCTTATTCTACTTCGAGACGAACTAAGCCAGATGCTTCAATCTTGTGAGGCCAGTCGTATTGGTGATTGCCAGATTGTCGAACGCCTCGCGCAATCACCGCAAGTTTGGCGGTAGCCAACCTCGCAGCATTTCGCGTTACAAATTCTGCAGTCCGGTTGTGCAATCGGCAGTGAAGCCGGACCAATTACAATCGATCTTAGTCCGATAGATGCATCTCGCCGCCGAAAATAACGAGGGACTTCTGCGCCGCCAGGCAAATGAGAGCCAAGGTCAAGTCCGGCGATGAAGGGACCTCCTTCATTCGCACGACCACCCCTGGGAGTGCGATCTTTTCGATCGAGCCAGAAAAGCGGAGTACTCATTTCACGGAATTCATCCGATGCCAAAGCACCTGTCTGGACCGCGAAAGCGGAAGTCGTTTCCAATACTAAGCCTTACTAACGGACTTTCGTAGCCTGCGCCGCCGCGCCGACAATTTCGGAAAGCGGTTAGCTAGAAGCACAAACCCCGAAACAGCGATGAGGGTGCCGCCCAGACCGAACAGGAGCAGCCACCAGCTATTGATCCGGTCGCGCTGGGTCCAGTCCATGATGTGGAGCCCCCAGATGAAATCGAACAGGCGCCAGGTGTCGCTCCGCGCGGCCAGCACCGCGCCGGTCGATGCATCGATATAGAGGCGCGTCCCATCCGGATCGGCGAATTGCACCTGCCACGCTGGAAACGGCCCGCCGAACTCCGTACCGACCGGCGCTTCGATGGCCTCCGATGACGTGATTGCGGTTTCAGGCCCCGTCCAGGCAGCCGAGGCGATTTGCTCGGCGGTACCGCGTGAGAGCGGGGACAATTTCCGTCCGGTCGCTGCTTCGTGCAGTGAGGCGCTGCCATTGACGCGCTTCAACTCGACCACCGGCTTCCCGTTAACGGTCTTTGTGGTTGCCGAGACCAGGTCGCCGCCATTGGTAGCCCATGCGGGTAGCGGTGCGTCGGCGCCCAGGGGCACAGGCTCGCGCGAGATCACGTGCTCGGAGCGGACATGCTCGATCTTCAGATACGACATGATCGTCCCGGTTGCCATCCACAGGAGCGCTTGCACGCCGACGAAAACAGCGAGCCACTTGTGGACCTTGCTGCCGAAGATGTGCAGCCGGAGCTTGCGCGAACGCTGGCTTGCCATTGCGGAAGCGACGGGTTTTTCAGTTCGGGCGCGGAGCGCGCGACGAGGAGTGGTACTGGACGATCTTCCACACGCCGTCTTCGTGGGTGAGGACAGAGGTGGCGACCCCGTCGCGTTCGATGACGCGGCCATCCGTGAGTGCGATCCGGTAGCGATAGGTTTCGTGCCCAAGCGCCACATGACCGGCCATCCGGACATTGACCGTCGGATTGGAGAATGTGAACTCGGTTATCTCGCCAAGTTCCGGGCCGAGGTGGTGCTCCATGTACTGGGCGAATGAGCCCTCGGCCTTGCCGTTCTCGAACACCAGCGAATCCGCACGAAACAGGGCACGCATGGCGGCTTCGTCGCGTGCCACCAGCGCCTCGCGGTAAGCGACGAGCACAGCCGTCGCCTCTTGCGTCAGCGCGTCCGGGGCCGTGGTTTGTGTGCCGTGGGCCGAATGATCGGCGTGCTGTGCGTGTGCTGCGGTCGGCATCCAGAAGACCGCGAGGGCAGACGCGGTGGCAAGACTTTTTAAATTCACCGTAATTTCCTTCTCAGAACCAGAACCGAACCCCGACGACGTAGTTCGTCACGCTCGGATCCTCACCCGCGAGGCGGGCGTAGTCGGCACTCTGGCCAATTTTCCATTCCTGTTCTATGCCAATATAGGGCGCAAATTCGCGTGCGAATTCGTAGCGAAGCCGGAGGCCCAGTTCGACGGAATCGAGACCTGATCCTACACCCAGTTCGGGAATGTCCTGCGCTGACAGGTTCACTTCGGCGCGCGGTTGCAGGATTAGGCGCTGGGTAATGCGCTGGTCCAGCTCGGCCTCGACCCGTGCCGTGAGATCGCCCTTGGTCGACAGGAAAGCGGCCGCGTCAAGCTCGAACATATAGGGCGCAAGACCCTGCACGCCGATAACGGCATGGGTGCGCGCGGGACCGGTCAGATCCTGCCGCACGCCGGCCTGCAAATCCCACCATGGGCCGATCGCATGGCTCCACAGTCCCTGGATTTCAGCGGACTCGGGGCGTTCCCCAAATGTGCCTTCGCCTTCGCTCTTGAACCAAAACTTGTCGAGGTCGCCGCCATAGTAGCCCTGCACGTCCCACAGGTATCCATCACCGCCTTCGCGCGCTCGATATTCGGCGCGGTCGCCCTGGAACCAGAAGACATTCATCCCACCGTTCTCGTCTCGCAGAGCGTCGCGCGAGGCACGCATCGCTTCGGCACCCCAAATTGCGTCGGCGGCGCGAGGTGGTCCCGATCCTGCTGCAGCCGGGGGCGGTACTTGCGGGATTGGAGCCATGTCCATCGTGCCATGATTCATGGTCCCGTGATCCATGCTGCCATGGTCCATCGACGCTTCACCGGGCGATTGCGTCCCTTCATGGCCCATCGCTGAGTGGTCCATGCCTTCCATTGTCGAATCGTCCATCGCCGGCATCTGGCTATGATCCATCGCCGAATGGTCCGTGGTGGAATGGTCCATTCCCTCCATCTGGCTTTGGTCCATTTGCGAATGATCCATACCAGCATGGCCGTCGGATTCATTGCCAGTGGCCGGATCTGTCGGTTGCGTTACAGGCGCACAGGCCCCCGCGGGAACCGGATGGCCCATCGCGCGGTGGCGTGCGGCCTCCCTTTCGCATTCGGTCTGGGCAGGTTCTTGCTCGGCGGGCATCGCGTGTCCGGAATGGTCCTGCGCGAAGGCCGGGGTGGCGGTGCCCACCAGGAGCATGGCGACGATCAGGCGCATCAGTCTTCTCCCACCCGATTCACATCGGGCGCATTGCCCCGCGGCGCGACTGTCACAATCTGGAACATGCCCGAATGCATGTGGTAGAGTAGGTGACAGTGGAAGGCCCAGTCGCCCTCCTCGTCCGCGGTGAGATCGAAGGTCGCGCTGCCGCCAGGCTGCACGATCACCGTGTGCTTTTGCGGCTGGCGGTCGGCAGGCGCGCCGTTGACCAGCTCGAAGAAATGTCCGTGCAAATGGATCGGGTGCGCCATCATCGTATCGTTGACGAGCTTCACGCGGACACGCTCGTTATAGGCGAAGCGAATGGGGTCGTCGCTTACGGCATTGAATTTCTTTCCGTCGAACGACCACATGTAGCGTTCCATGTTGCCGGTAAGATGGATTTCCATCTGCCTCGACGGACGGCGCAAATCGTCATTCGGTGCGAGCGCGACCAGGTCCCTGTAGGTCAGGACCTTGTGCGGAACCTTATCGAGGCCAATGCCCGGGTCCCCCATCCGGTCGACCGGGTTCATCGACACCATGTCGATACCGGGGCCGACCTTTACGTCGGGCGGCAGCTTGGACGTGTCGCGCATGTTCATGCCGCCCATTTCCATTCCGCCCATCGGCTCGGCAGTCGCACCTTGTGCTGGCATGTCATGGCCCATGGACGAATGATCCATCCCGGCCATGTCGCCACCACTGTGGTTCATCCCGCCGGACCCGTGGTCCATGCCCATGTCTGCCATGGTTAGGAGAGGCGGGTCGCGTAGTGCCGGGACTGCAGCACGCGCGCCGGGCCGCGAGGCCAGCGTCGCCACCGCCATGCCTGAGCGGTCCATGCTTTCGGCCACGATCGTCCGGGCTTCGCCTGTTGGCTCGACGACGATGTCGTAGGTCTCCGCCGTGCCGATCTGAAATTCCTCGACCTCGACCGGGCGCACGTTCTGGCCGTCGGCACCGACGACCCAGAACTTCACGCCGGGAATGCGGACGTTGAAGAAGGTCATCGCGCTGCCGTTGATGATGCGCAGCCGCACCCGCTCGCCGGGATTGAACAGGAACTCCAGCCCTTCTTCCGGCCCGCGTCCATTTGCGAGATAGGTGTAGGTGGACCCGGTCACATCAAGGATGTCCGTGGCCATCATGCGCATGCGCGCCCACATCCGCCGGTCCTGGCCCGACAGCGGATAGTCGTCGGTCCAAGTGTTTTGCTGGTAGTTGAAGTAGCCTTCGCCCTTCTTCAGCTTGTTCATGATCGTGTGCGGGTGGAGCGGGGTGAAATCGCTCAGCAGCAGCACGTAGTCGCGGTCGGCACGGACCGGATCCGCGCCAGCAGGTTCGACCACGATCGGGCCATAGTGCCCAGCCTGTTCCTGCAGGCCAGAATGGCTGTGCCACCAGTAGGTGCCAGACTGTCGCAGCGCGGGGATGTCATAAACGAAGGTTTCCCCCGGTCTGATGCCGGGGAAGCTCACACCAGGAACGCCGTCGAACTGGAACGGCAAAAGTAGACCGTGCCAGTGAATGGAGCTGTCTTCATCAAGCGTGTTCGTGACGGTGAGCCGAACCGGCTGACCTTCACGCAGGCGCACCAGCGGACCCGGCACGCTGCCGTTGACGGCAATCGCGTGCCCGCGGCGTCCCTGAACGGTGCGCGGCCCTTCGCCAATCGTCAAGGCGATGTCGCGGCCCGACACTTCGTCGAAACCTGGTCGGATGGCACCGCCATGAAGGTCTCCGCCGCGCGCCCAGGCCGGCACAGCATGCCCAAGACCGAGCAGGCCGGCTGCTCCGGCGCTGGCAGTGAGAAAACGTCTGCGGTTGATAGCGACTTTGTCGACCATAAGAGATGTGCTCATGCGTCTGTTTACGCTGCGATCGCGCCCACCCCTCAAAGAAAATCGATTCTCTCGCGCAGTCGCTGGCGCGCCCGGTATACGCGTGTTTCAACCGCCTTTTCAGTCAATCCGAGCAAATCGGCAACCTCGCGGTGGCTCCGACCCTCAATGGCGACGAGGACCAGCGCCTCGCGAAGACGAAGCGGTAAACGATCTATCGTGCGGATTACATGAGCAAGCATTTGTCGGTCGGCAATTTCTGTATCCGGGGCGGGTTGGTCGGCGGCAACAGGTACATCGGAATCGAGCGCCGTAAACCTCAGCAGACGTGCGACCTTGAGGCGCCGCAGCCGGTCACGACACTTGTTGAGCGTGACGGTGGTGAGAAAGGCCGCGACCGGCTGCTGCGGATCGAGTCCGGCCCGCGCGATCCACACCGATGCCAAGGCGTTCTGCAGCGCATCTTCAGCCTCGTCGGCAAACGGGAGCATCCGCCGGGCCAACCCGAGCAGGCGGGGCAGATGAGGTTCGACAAGCCTGCCGAAAGCCACCTTGTCGCCTGCGATCACCCTTTCGACCAATGACGCTTCAGGTGTGTCGTCCCGCCCCTTCACGTCATCTCATTCGCCAGGGTCGCGTGTGAGCGAGGCTGCGACCTGACGGTCGAAGCGCACCCGCTGCTGCTGATCGAGCAGGTCGCGCATTGCAAATACGTGCTCGACTGTCGCCTTTTGCAGATCGCCCATGCGTCCGTGCACGTCATCGATGGCCGCGGCTACCTTTGGCCCGTATTCATGCTCCTCGTCCATCGCGACGGCGAGCCTTGCGTTGGCGGCTCTCAAAGACAGGTCCAGCTCCTGACGCCGAACAGCAAACCGGGCCTCGAGCTGATCGAGTTTCCTGTTCTGGGATGCATCGAGGTCGAGTTCCTCATGGACAAAATCATGCAACGACCTGGCATGCGATGCCTCGCGCCATTGCCCAGCGGCGAACGCCCCGATACAGCCTGCGGCCACGGCCAGCAGGGCAGCAAGTACAATCTGAAAAATACTTAATTTCACGGCTGGATGTGCAGCAGGGCAGCGGGCGAAAGATCAACGCCCTCAGCCAGTTGATAGCTGACTTGTTCGGCACGTGCAGTTGATTGCGTCGTGCCAAATCCCGCTCCCAGCCCGATGAAAGCCATTGCCAAATACATGGCCAGCCGCGTGCGCGTCGCGCTAACTTGTTCGAGCTCGCCCGCGCGCATCCAGACGCCGTCCATGAAGCCTTCCGGCAACTCGGGTTCGGTTGCGGCCTTTAACCGTTGCAGAGCACGGTCCATTTGAGCGAAGTCGGTCATGCGTACTTGGTCCCCTTGATCAACTGCCTATACGGATATTCCCTCTATAACCCTCGAAAAATTTTTGAGGGATACGAACGCCCACCGCGTTAAAGAGGCATGAAGCCATCCCGTTCATTCCGCCTGATGCTCGCACCAGTTGCTGCTGCGTTCCTGATCTCGCCTGCGGCCGGCAATGCTCACGAGGGCCACAAGAAGGACATGAGCGAGGCCGAGATGGCGCAGATGGAAATGCAGGATAAATCTGCTGCGCATCACGGAAACGCAAACGCGATGCATGACGCAATGAAGAAAGGCGAGCTTGACGGTACGGCCATGCCAACTGTCGCGCCGCAGACTGCCGAACAGGCGCTTGCAGCGAGAATAGCGGAGAACCGGGTTACCTCGACAAGCGACTTTCTCGGCCGCCTGCATCCCGTCGCCGCACATTTTCCCATTGCCCTATTGCTGCTTGCCGCATTGGCGGAACTGATGTTGGCGGTTCGACCCTCTCTCGGTCTCGAAACCACGGTGCGCTTTCTGGTGGGCGGAGGGGCTATCGGCGCATTCGTCGCGGCTGTGTTCGGCTGGTTTGCCGGCGGTTGGCGCCTTGAGGATCGCTCGGAAACGCTCGGACTGCATCGATGGAATGGCACGGCGATCGCAGGTGTTGCCCTGATCGCGGCCTGGCTGGCGTTCCGCGCGAGAAACCGCACTCTTCTTCGTGTCCTGCTGGCGGCGTTGGCGGCAGCACTCGTACTGCAAGGCTATCACGGTGGTGAGATGGTTTTTGGCCCCAACCACCTTGGTCTGGAGTAATCAACAATGAAGCAAATTATCTTTGAACGTGCGCGGACGGCAGGCGTTCTGTCGTTTCTGGTGATGTCTCTGGCAGCCTGTGGATCTTCGCCAGACGCTGCAGCGGAACAATCAGCTGGAAACACCACAGATCCTGTCGCACCCGCCGCATCTGTCGTGACGACTACTGCCACCCCGTCCTCGATCGAAACGACCGCACCAGCGGAGACACCTGCGGTTACACGGCCCTCCCCGATGGCAACGGAAACCCGCCCTGAACCCGTGCCTGCAAAGACGAGCAGTTCGACCCGACGAGGCTCCCAGGGAACGCCCTCGACCGCGCCAGCACCGGTGCCGACTTCGACCGCTTCGCCCGCCACCGATCAGCACGCGGGACACGACATGTCGACCATGTCCGAAGAAGAAATGAAGGCAATGGGACACGACTGATGAACTCGAACAGGAATCCGAACCATCGCCCGCTTCTCGCGATGCTCGGCACACTACTCCTTTCGGCCTGCACCGGCGCGGCTCAGGCGGCGACCTTCACGATGTTCCGTGATCCCGAGTGCGGTTGTTGCAAGGCCTGGGCGGCGCACGTTCAGCAGGGCGAGAAGCACGAGGTTGCGACGGTCGACCACCCCGACATGGCATCCGTGAAAGCGCAGCACGGCGTGCCCGATGACCTGCGTTCGTGCCATACCATGATTGCGGATGGTTACGTCATCGAGGGCCACGTGCCTGCTGCGGACATCGAGCGTCTGCTCTCGGAAAAACCCGGCTGGGTCCAGGGTCTCGCGGTCGCCGGTATGCCGCTTGGCTCGCCGGGCATGGAAGCCGGAGGAAGGGTGCAATCCTACCAGGTCGTCGCCTTCGGCAATGGCCGCCGCGAGGTTTTCGCATCCTATCCCGCCAAGTAATCAGTGATACTTAACAAGGAGAAATGCTGTGAAGAAGCCATTTGCATCGATCTTGGCCACCGCCCTTATCGCGACCCCCGCTTTCGCGAGCACTGAGGGATGCAAGATGCCCTGTTGCGAGAAGAACGCCGAAGGAAAGATGAAATGCTGCGAGGACATGGCGAAGAGCAAGGAAGGTCAGGCGCAAGGAGACCAGACTCATGGCAGTCAGGCAGATGGCCAGGCCGGAATGGATCATTCGAGGATGGATCACGGCTCCGGTAAGGAGGCCGCTCCCACCTCGCCCAAGGGATAAAGATTGATCGGCCAACTGGCCGGAGTTGGGGCAGGTGATGAGCAACAGGACAGGAATGATCCATCGTGGGACAGCGCCTATCCCTGTTGCCTATCATCAGCCATCGCCCCTTCCGCTCCCGACAGACGAAGGAAGCGATCCATGAACTGTTGTGATACGCACCAGGCACACGATCCGATTGATGAAGGTAGTGCGACCGATCCCGTCTGCGGCATGAGCGTGACAATCTTGGACGCAGCACATGTCACCGTGCACAGCGGCGCGACCCATTACTTCTGCTCGGCGCGGTGCAAGGACAAGTTCGCAGCAAGTCCGGATCGCTATCTCTCCGGCGCGCATATCAAGCAGGTCGAGGAAGTTCCCGAAGGGACGATTTACACCTGTCCCATGCACCCAGAGATCCGCCGGCCAGGGCCGGGAAGCTGCCCCATCTGCGGCATGGCGCTGGAGCCCGAGACGGTCAGCCTCGAAGATAGCCCCGACCCCGAACTCGTCGACATGACGCGGCGCTTCTGGGTCAGCGCGATCTTCACCGTGCCACTGTTCATCTACGCGATGAGCGACATGATACCCGGGATCAGCTTCGACCGGCTGATTGAACCCGCGCGCGCCCAATGGGCGCAACTGGTGCTTGCAACCCCCGTGGTGCTGTGGGGCGGGTGGCCATTTTTCGTTCGGGCGTGGCAATCGCTCAAGACCCGCAACCTCAACATGTTCACGCTGATCGGCTTCGGCGTAGCGATCGCGTTCCTGTTCAGCCTCGTCGCTACGCTCGTGCCCGACATATTCCCACCCGCCTTCCGCGATCACTCGGGCCGCGTCGGCGTCTATTACGAGGCGGCTGCCGTCATCACGACGCTGGTGCTGCTTGGCCAGGTGCTCGAACTGAAGGCTCGCGGCTCGACGTCGAGCGCCCTGCGTGCGCTCCTTGAACTCGCGCCGCCCACCGCGGTCAAGATCTTCGGAAGCGGCGAGGAACGCGAAGTGTCGCTCGACCTATTGGCGAGCGGTGACCTGCTCCGCGTCCGCCCGGGTGACAAGGTACCGGTCGATGGCGAGGTGACCGAGGGCGCGAGCACTATCGACGAGTCCATGATCAGCGGCGAACCATTGCCAGTTTCCAAGAAGGTCGGCGACCGGGTGATCGGCGGAACGGTCAACCAGACGGGCGGCTTTGTGATGCGCGCGGGCGCAGTCGGCAAGGACACGATGCTGTCCAAGATCGTACAGATGGTCGCTGAGGCTCAGCGCAGCCGCGCACCGATCCAGCGCCTGGCCGATCAGGTCGCGGCCTTGTTCGTCCCCGCGGTGATCGTGATCGCGGTCGTCACGTTCATCGTCTGGGCAATCTGGGGGCCATTTCCCGCGCTTGCCTTCGCGCTGGTCAATGCGATCGCGGTTCTCATCATTGCCTGCCCCTGCGCGCTCGGCCTCGCAACGCCGATGTCGATCATGACCGGCACCGGCAAGGGCGCCCAGCATGGCATCCTCATCCGCAACGCCGAGGCGCTCGAAACACTTGAAAAGATCGACACTCTGGTTGTCGACAAGACCGGCACGCTAACCATGGGCAAACCCGATCTGGTAGCGGTGACCCCGCGCGATGGCATCGACGAGACCACGTTCCTCTCAGCCGTCGCCGCAGTCGAAGCGGGGAGCGAGCATCCGCTCGCCCATGCAATAGTTGAAGGCGCCAAGGCGCGAGGCGTGGCGTTCGAGGCAGCGTCTGATTTGTCGTCGACTACCGGCGAGGGTGTCGAGGCGCGCGTGGGCCCGCGGAAGGTCGCCATTGGCAACGAGAAACTGATGCAGCGGTTCGGCATCCAGGATGCTGCATGGTTCGCGTCCGCAGAGACGGGCCGCTCGCGGGGGCAGACGGTGATGTTCGTCGCCATCGATAGTGCACCTGCGGGTCTGATAGCAGTCGCCGACCCGATCAAGCCGACCAGTGCGGGGGCCGTCCGGGCGCTGCACAAGCGCGGGATCGAAGTGGTGATGTTGACCGGCGATAGCCGCGCCACCGCCGAAGCCGTAGCCCGCCAGCTCGGTATCGACGAGGTCGAGGCAAACGTCTCCCCCGAGGATAAGCATCGCAAGGTCGAGGCGCTCAAGGCCTCAGGCAAGCGCGTTGCAATGGCAGGAGACGGCATCAACGACGCGCCCGCACTGGCGGCTGCGGATGTGGGCATTGCGATGGGAACCGGCACCGACGTGGCGATCGAAAGCGCCGGTGTCACTTTGGTCCGCGGCGACCTCACCGGTGTGCTCCAGGCCATCGTGCTTTCGCGGGCTACCATGCGTAACATCCGGCAGAACCTTGTTTTTGCGTTCGGTTACAACGCACTCGGCATCCCCGTGGCAGCGGGCGTCCTCTTTCCGGCATTCGGCCTGCTACTCAATCCTATGATCGCGGCTGCGGCAATGAGCCTTTCGTCGGTTTCGGTCATCGCGAATTCGTTGCGGCTGCGTGGGCTGAACCTTCCAACACTGGAAAACGCTTAGAGCCTTCGGGAAACTTGCGCGTTTGTCAGGAGCTATTCGTTCCAACGCGATGACAGCTGAAAAACAGGAGGATTGAATGGTCGAAGAACACAGCGTTGATCATCAGCAGCGACAGCATGACAGCGGAGGCAATTACTGGCGCTTCATGGCTATGGTGGCGACATCGACCGCGATCATGTTCGGCCTGATGTACTTGAACACCTATGAACTCGACCATGTGTTCTGGAGCGAGACGCGGTTCTGGATGACCTTCGTGATGGGCGGTATGATGATGATCGTCATGCTGCTCTTCATGTGGGGCATGTACAAGGACAAGACGAAGAACTTCATCATCCTCGGCGTTGGCGCGCTGGTGTTCGCGGTGGCGCTGTGGCTGGTCCGCAGCCAGGCGACCGTCAACGACGAGGAGTGGATGTCGGCGATGATCCCGCACCACTCCCTCGCGGTCCTGACCAGTTCACGAGCCGAGATCACCGATCCGCGCGTTCGCAAACTCGCAGACTCGATTATCGAAGCGCAGGTCAAAGAGATCGCCGAGATGAAGTTGCTGATCGAAGATATCGAACGGAACGGTGAGATGGGCGACGGCAAGCCACTCCCCGCGCGGACGACCAGTCTCACACCAGAGCTATTGCGGGAAG from Altererythrobacter epoxidivorans encodes the following:
- a CDS encoding copper resistance system multicopper oxidase; this encodes MSTSLMVDKVAINRRRFLTASAGAAGLLGLGHAVPAWARGGDLHGGAIRPGFDEVSGRDIALTIGEGPRTVQGRRGHAIAVNGSVPGPLVRLREGQPVRLTVTNTLDEDSSIHWHGLLLPFQFDGVPGVSFPGIRPGETFVYDIPALRQSGTYWWHSHSGLQEQAGHYGPIVVEPAGADPVRADRDYVLLLSDFTPLHPHTIMNKLKKGEGYFNYQQNTWTDDYPLSGQDRRMWARMRMMATDILDVTGSTYTYLANGRGPEEGLEFLFNPGERVRLRIINGSAMTFFNVRIPGVKFWVVGADGQNVRPVEVEEFQIGTAETYDIVVEPTGEARTIVAESMDRSGMAVATLASRPGARAAVPALRDPPLLTMADMGMDHGSGGMNHSGGDMAGMDHSSMGHDMPAQGATAEPMGGMEMGGMNMRDTSKLPPDVKVGPGIDMVSMNPVDRMGDPGIGLDKVPHKVLTYRDLVALAPNDDLRRPSRQMEIHLTGNMERYMWSFDGKKFNAVSDDPIRFAYNERVRVKLVNDTMMAHPIHLHGHFFELVNGAPADRQPQKHTVIVQPGGSATFDLTADEEGDWAFHCHLLYHMHSGMFQIVTVAPRGNAPDVNRVGED
- a CDS encoding RNA polymerase sigma factor produces the protein MVERVIAGDKVAFGRLVEPHLPRLLGLARRMLPFADEAEDALQNALASVWIARAGLDPQQPVAAFLTTVTLNKCRDRLRRLKVARLLRFTALDSDVPVAADQPAPDTEIADRQMLAHVIRTIDRLPLRLREALVLVAIEGRSHREVADLLGLTEKAVETRVYRARQRLRERIDFL
- a CDS encoding copper resistance protein B; translation: MRLIVAMLLVGTATPAFAQDHSGHAMPAEQEPAQTECEREAARHRAMGHPVPAGACAPVTQPTDPATGNESDGHAGMDHSQMDQSQMEGMDHSTTDHSAMDHSQMPAMDDSTMEGMDHSAMGHEGTQSPGEASMDHGSMDHGTMNHGTMDMAPIPQVPPPAAAGSGPPRAADAIWGAEAMRASRDALRDENGGMNVFWFQGDRAEYRAREGGDGYLWDVQGYYGGDLDKFWFKSEGEGTFGERPESAEIQGLWSHAIGPWWDLQAGVRQDLTGPARTHAVIGVQGLAPYMFELDAAAFLSTKGDLTARVEAELDQRITQRLILQPRAEVNLSAQDIPELGVGSGLDSVELGLRLRYEFAREFAPYIGIEQEWKIGQSADYARLAGEDPSVTNYVVGVRFWF
- a CDS encoding PepSY domain-containing protein produces the protein MASQRSRKLRLHIFGSKVHKWLAVFVGVQALLWMATGTIMSYLKIEHVRSEHVISREPVPLGADAPLPAWATNGGDLVSATTKTVNGKPVVELKRVNGSASLHEAATGRKLSPLSRGTAEQIASAAWTGPETAITSSEAIEAPVGTEFGGPFPAWQVQFADPDGTRLYIDASTGAVLAARSDTWRLFDFIWGLHIMDWTQRDRINSWWLLLFGLGGTLIAVSGFVLLANRFPKLSARRRRLRKSVSKA
- a CDS encoding YybH family protein; amino-acid sequence: MNLKSLATASALAVFWMPTAAHAQHADHSAHGTQTTAPDALTQEATAVLVAYREALVARDEAAMRALFRADSLVFENGKAEGSFAQYMEHHLGPELGEITEFTFSNPTVNVRMAGHVALGHETYRYRIALTDGRVIERDGVATSVLTHEDGVWKIVQYHSSSRAPRPN
- a CDS encoding periplasmic heavy metal sensor encodes the protein MKLSIFQIVLAALLAVAAGCIGAFAAGQWREASHARSLHDFVHEELDLDASQNRKLDQLEARFAVRRQELDLSLRAANARLAVAMDEEHEYGPKVAAAIDDVHGRMGDLQKATVEHVFAMRDLLDQQQRVRFDRQVAASLTRDPGE
- a CDS encoding cation transporter, with product MGKSCCQTPEPDTAAHNDPRWRRVLWIALIANAAMFVVEMITGIAADSRSLQADALDFFGDAANYAISLGVAGMALAWRAKAALIKAATMLAFGIWVIGYAIYGLIAGADPEPSTMGIVGTLALATNVIVALMLFRFREGDANMRSVWICSRNDAIGNIAVLGAALGVFGTGQAWPDLLVASIMAGLAFWGSIEVFGQARRELAHE
- a CDS encoding DUF3703 domain-containing protein — its product is MNSNTISSRNAFLAEEYRRAAKAAKEQNFEEAWHHLERAHVVAQDRFGPHCVAHWRMLRLAWRVGDWREVCGQMFRLALAPLGNATGKLPVGNTGRSNVSAFTRMEIEPEIRRVLGLPTNRNDG
- a CDS encoding MerR family transcriptional regulator, which codes for MRIGELAKATGTKAETIRYYEREGILPAADRTAGNYRDYSNEHLATLSFVRRARGLGFSTSQVKELLTLSDNDDKSCSDVDQLVRQQLKEVNRKIENLILLRDELSQMLQSCEASRIGDCQIVERLAQSPQVWR